The following coding sequences are from one Rathayibacter sp. VKM Ac-2760 window:
- a CDS encoding lysophospholipid acyltransferase family protein, translated as MSRLGRMIYRPIVEGRDNVPRTGRVILASNHLSFIDSPVLTLLAPRPVQFLAKADYFTGTGARGAASRSFFTAVGAVPVERGAGQAAQEALDLGRAILERDEAFAVYPEGTRSRDGRLYRGRTGVAWLALTTGAPVVPVGLVGTQELQPVGSKIPRLHRITVRFGDPLDLSRHGSADSGRARRHATDEVMAAIHGLSGQEAAGVYNESPAVTTVERIKRALPHERR; from the coding sequence ATGAGCCGCCTCGGCCGGATGATCTACCGGCCGATCGTCGAGGGCCGCGACAACGTGCCGAGGACCGGCCGCGTCATCCTCGCGAGCAACCACCTGTCCTTCATCGACTCCCCCGTCCTGACACTGCTGGCGCCCCGGCCGGTGCAGTTCCTCGCGAAGGCCGACTACTTCACCGGCACCGGCGCGCGCGGCGCCGCGTCGCGCTCGTTCTTCACCGCGGTGGGCGCGGTGCCCGTCGAGCGCGGAGCCGGCCAGGCCGCCCAGGAGGCGCTCGACCTCGGGCGCGCGATCCTCGAGCGCGACGAGGCGTTCGCCGTCTACCCCGAGGGCACCCGCTCGCGCGACGGCCGCCTCTACCGGGGCCGAACCGGTGTGGCGTGGCTCGCCCTCACCACCGGAGCGCCGGTCGTCCCGGTCGGGCTCGTCGGCACGCAGGAGCTGCAGCCCGTCGGCTCGAAGATCCCCCGCCTGCACCGGATCACCGTGCGCTTCGGCGATCCACTCGATCTCTCCCGGCACGGCTCGGCCGACTCGGGCCGTGCACGCCGGCACGCGACCGACGAGGTGATGGCCGCGATCCACGGGCTGTCCGGGCAGGAGGCGGCGGGCGTCTACAACGAGTCGCCGGCGGTCACGACGGTCGAGAGGATCAAGCGGGCCCTGCCGCACGAGCGGCGCTGA
- a CDS encoding OsmC family protein: MKAEHDYALSVVWEGNRGSGTSGYREYGRQNVVVAEGVPPILGSADRPFRGDPDRWNPEQLLLASLAQCHLLSFLHVAVKNGIVVTEYVDDAVGRMVHEGEGGRFVSVTLRPRVRVAHESMVEPAQSLHGEASRLCFIANSVSFPVGHEPQTSAADVR, translated from the coding sequence ATGAAAGCCGAGCACGATTACGCGCTTTCCGTCGTCTGGGAGGGCAACCGCGGAAGCGGGACGAGCGGCTACCGCGAGTACGGGCGGCAGAACGTCGTGGTCGCCGAGGGGGTGCCGCCGATCCTCGGCTCGGCCGACAGGCCGTTCCGCGGAGATCCCGACCGCTGGAACCCGGAGCAGCTCCTGCTCGCCTCGCTCGCGCAGTGCCACCTGCTCTCGTTCCTGCACGTCGCCGTGAAGAACGGGATCGTCGTGACCGAGTACGTCGACGACGCCGTCGGGCGGATGGTGCACGAGGGTGAGGGCGGGCGCTTCGTCTCGGTGACCCTCCGGCCGCGGGTGCGGGTCGCGCACGAGTCGATGGTCGAGCCGGCGCAGTCGCTGCACGGCGAGGCCTCGCGGCTCTGCTTCATCGCGAACTCGGTGAGCTTCCCGGTCGGCCACGAGCCGCAGACCTCGGCCGCGGACGTCCGCTGA